The following are from one region of the Canis lupus baileyi chromosome 25, mCanLup2.hap1, whole genome shotgun sequence genome:
- the LOC140616888 gene encoding C-type lectin domain family 9 member A-like isoform X2 encodes MSNAENSEQPPEITEETETIPIVDLEPPLGLPPPLPSPPPSPPPPPPEGEWRTISEPTRMNGITPVILGIFSLLVLIFCGFFGYQYFQTVEVTTTNMKSLHEWMELFQNRTEKCLKIQKVLAQNKETLQWVQSQKEYLIEALQELKEKQGDRCGPPLNHWVQYKDYCYHQTMEMVSWLNCSDLCISLNATFLKTERSVLKTIMKLIVVNRTWLGLSYKEEDNEWKWEDGSSPSPRLGLPERNLDFQGNCVYVNSHTVGTDNCTKSSSCLCEKAAH; translated from the exons ATGTCCAATGCTGAAAACTCTGAGCAGCctccag AAATcacagaggagacagagacaaTTCCTATTGTAGACTTGGAACCACCACTtggccttcctcctccccttccttcacctcctccttctcctcctcctcctcctccagaagGTGAATGGAGAACAATCTCTGAGCCCACTAGGATGAATG GAATCACTCCTGTGATCCTGGGAATCTTCAGCCTGCTGGTCTTGATATTTTGTGGATTCTTTGGTTATCAAT ACTTTCAAACTGTTGAGGTAACAACAACCAATATGAAGAGCCTTCACGAATGGATGGAGCTTTTCCAAAACAGAACCGAAAAATGTCTAAAGATCCAAAAAGTTCTTGCCCAAAATAAAG AAACCCTACAGTGGGTCCAAAGCCAGAAGGAGTATCTCATTGAGGCTTTACAAGAACTAAAGGAGAAACAAG GAGACAGGTGTGGACCTCCTCTGAATCACTGGGTTCAATACAAAGACTACTGCTACCATCAAACTATGGAAATGGTTTCTTGGTTAAACTGTTCTGATCTTTGTATCTCTTTGAATGctacatttttaaagacagaaaggagTGTATTGAAG ACTATCATGAAATTAATTGTAGTAAATCGTACTTGGCTTGGCCTGTCTTACAAGGAGGAGGACAATGAATGGAAGTGGGAGGATggctcctctccttctcctcggCT GGGTTTGCCAGAGCGAAATCTGGATTTCCAAGGGAATTGTGTGTATGTAAATTCACACACTGTTGGTACTGATAACTGCACTAAGTCCTCTTCATGCTTGTGTGAGAAGGCTGCCCACTAA
- the LOC140616888 gene encoding C-type lectin domain family 9 member A-like isoform X1, whose protein sequence is MSNAENSEQPPEITEETETIPIVDLEPPLGLPPPLPSPPPSPPPPPPEGEWRTISEPTRMNGITPVILGIFSLLVLIFCGFFGYQYFQTVEVTTTNMKSLHEWMELFQNRTEKCLKIQKVLAQNKVLLSYVETLQWVQSQKEYLIEALQELKEKQGDRCGPPLNHWVQYKDYCYHQTMEMVSWLNCSDLCISLNATFLKTERSVLKTIMKLIVVNRTWLGLSYKEEDNEWKWEDGSSPSPRLGLPERNLDFQGNCVYVNSHTVGTDNCTKSSSCLCEKAAH, encoded by the exons ATGTCCAATGCTGAAAACTCTGAGCAGCctccag AAATcacagaggagacagagacaaTTCCTATTGTAGACTTGGAACCACCACTtggccttcctcctccccttccttcacctcctccttctcctcctcctcctcctccagaagGTGAATGGAGAACAATCTCTGAGCCCACTAGGATGAATG GAATCACTCCTGTGATCCTGGGAATCTTCAGCCTGCTGGTCTTGATATTTTGTGGATTCTTTGGTTATCAAT ACTTTCAAACTGTTGAGGTAACAACAACCAATATGAAGAGCCTTCACGAATGGATGGAGCTTTTCCAAAACAGAACCGAAAAATGTCTAAAGATCCAAAAAGTTCTTGCCCAAAATAAAG TCCTATTGTCCTATGTAGAAACCCTACAGTGGGTCCAAAGCCAGAAGGAGTATCTCATTGAGGCTTTACAAGAACTAAAGGAGAAACAAG GAGACAGGTGTGGACCTCCTCTGAATCACTGGGTTCAATACAAAGACTACTGCTACCATCAAACTATGGAAATGGTTTCTTGGTTAAACTGTTCTGATCTTTGTATCTCTTTGAATGctacatttttaaagacagaaaggagTGTATTGAAG ACTATCATGAAATTAATTGTAGTAAATCGTACTTGGCTTGGCCTGTCTTACAAGGAGGAGGACAATGAATGGAAGTGGGAGGATggctcctctccttctcctcggCT GGGTTTGCCAGAGCGAAATCTGGATTTCCAAGGGAATTGTGTGTATGTAAATTCACACACTGTTGGTACTGATAACTGCACTAAGTCCTCTTCATGCTTGTGTGAGAAGGCTGCCCACTAA